In a single window of the Ictalurus furcatus strain D&B unplaced genomic scaffold, Billie_1.0 ctg6, whole genome shotgun sequence genome:
- the LOC128604639 gene encoding piwi-like protein 1, translating to MMFVSTATTTVPQERDPSVHWWPASTRACPAALKAYFKYNECLPSRIVVYRDGVGDGVLLSVVDYEVPQFTQSIKAMGEDHAPKLTVLVVKKRISSRFFALLDARLSNPPPGTVIDAEVT from the exons ATGATGTTTGTATCGACTGCTACCACGACAGTGCCGCAGGAAAGAGATCCATCGGTGCACTGGTGGCCAGCCTCAACCCGGGCATGTCCAG CTGCGCTGAAGGCCTACTTCAAATACAACGAATGTTTGCCGTCACGCATTGTGGTGTATCGAGACGGCGTGGGCGACGGCGTGCTGCTGAGCGTAGTCGACTACGAAGTGCCTCAGTTCACGCAGTCCATCAAGGCCATGGGTGAAGATCACGC GCCCAAACTGACCGTGTTGGTGGTGAAGAAACGCATCTCTTCCAGATTCTTCGCTCTCCTCGACGCCAGACTGAGCAACCCTCCTCCCGGAACGGTCATCGACGCCGAAGTCACGTGA